The following DNA comes from Schistocerca piceifrons isolate TAMUIC-IGC-003096 chromosome 3, iqSchPice1.1, whole genome shotgun sequence.
aaggggtatacactcgcacacacacaacacatatccatccgcacatacacagacacaagctgtatgtgtgcgagtgtataccccttctttccccctaaggtaagtctttccgctcccgggattggaatgactccttaccctctcccttaaaacccacatcctttcgtctttccctctccttccctctttcctgatgaggcaacagtttgttgcgaaagcttgaatttcatgtgtttgtttgtgtgtctatcaacccgccagcactttcgttcggtaagtcacatcatctgtgtttttagatatattttaaacaatttttattaacacatagtttttataagATTGAAGAATATCTGtttatggaaaagtaatattatttatatacaatgatttaaaatatttgtatttattatccaagtgtttgaaacaaattaaatataagaaactatattgtaattgactatatccatacaatgtatattgttaatggATTAATAAAGAGATTGAATTGGactgaattgaattgaactgaattgtTCATATACCATCCATAATATTTCATTGCCAATATGTGAGTCAAGTTTCAAGATTTATCATTTAAAGTGAATAGGTGAGAGAAATTGtgattgtatgtgattattaatttatttatgtaaatacatctgtttatgttaaatgttacagccaAGCAATTTGTGTGAACAATATGGTGTATGTAGCTGGTACTGTGGGATTTGATAAAAACACCAATAAGGCTGCAGAAGGTGGAGTGGTGGGTCAAGCAAGAAAGTGTTTTGAAAATCTTAGAGGCATTCTTGAAGCAGCTGGTTCATCACTCAACAATGGTAAGTAATATTATATGCCTGTTAATATTGTCTTCATTGGCTGTAAATGTTTCCCAAACccttatttttttcagttacatggAACTAATGTCCTCTACCATACTCCCACCTCACTGTTCTATGGAGCTCTTCAGCTAAAATAATGGCATCTTGCATAACCATAAGAAATATTTCTTCAGATAATTTGCATTTTGTATATTCAGAGTGTTCAGATGACTGGCAAATCTAAATTTTTAATTGAGTAAAGTCTTTTATGCTAGGTAATGTCCAATAAATTTATGGCATACAGTAATAAACAATGTTAACTTGAAATGTTCCTCCTTCTCATCCTCAGAATTTCTGTGTCATTGTGCAAAGATTTACCCACAGCTACAGTCAGAGTCTGCACACTCTTTGTGGTGTGGGTCGCCTAAAACAAATTACACAACGCATTGTTCTGCAGATTTTCTTGGAAAAATTTATAGGCAGACTCTGATTCATCCTCTGCACTTCTTCTCTAAAAAATCAAACCAACAAACAGTTGCCAACCTCGTTTTAGCTCATGAGCTACACCTATCCACATGGTTTCTTGCCACTTCTGCTCATAATCTCTTCAATAAATAAGACTGAAAAACAGTTCATAGTCAAAAAGGAGAACTACACAGCAACACCAGATCTCAAGTTTCCATGGGAACAAATTGGATTTATTGTCTTCAACAGGGTCTTGCCAAGTTTGCTTCATACATTAAACTCCATCTCCAGTTATCTGATACCTTCAGCATGCTCTGCTATGTGACCTCTTTCTACTGAGCTTGTACATCCTCACTAAACTGCAATACTCACCCAGAAAACTGGCAGCTTAAGAAAAATTCTATGCCTACAAAAAGGGACACACTTGTGAACTCTTTCAAAGCTTTCTGAAAGAGCAAAACATCTTTCTTAAATGTTACTCAGTGAACTGGTACactccacatcagtccacatcaccTCAGCCCTTTGGGCCCATGACTCATTTGCAAAGTTAAAGCAGAAATTCTGAACTCCATTTTGAAATGTTCCTGACAAATGAGAACTCAGGAGTAACTGCACCAGTTTAATTCTTATACCACTACAGAGATAAGTGATATAGCTATTAGTGGAACTGAGATGCGGCTAAAATCCTCAAAAATGAACAAGGCGACAGGGTCTGATGGAATctacagctgagttagcccctcttttaaccataatatactATAGGactgtcaaacaaaaaaactatgtctatcaacaatggaaattcctggatggaataagacgtaaaataatggaaaggcaaccactcacctatacaACAGCAGAATGACGTGTGGTGCTTAGaaacaacagaaaacagtattcacaccaGCTTTCAATCTCTTGTTCTTTCTCTAGCAAAAGCGtgcatgcccacacacacacacacacacacacacacacacacacacacacacacacaaaaaccacgcacacacacaaatacaccctCTCCCTCATCAATAATAAATCTTTTTAATGTTACCTTCACCATTTTTACATCAGCTTTTATCTTAAATTTGCCTTATCTTTTTCAGTTGTGAAAGTCACAATTCTACTTCATGACGTAAGTGATTTCCAAGCAGTGAATGAAGTTTACAAAGAATGTAAGTAGTGTTCTCATAAATAATTTCCATAAAATTCAAGAATCACTCAtcccaaattttaaaaataaagaatgTTCAAAATTGTGGGTTAATGtgttcattaaaaataaactgaaaccaTGTATTAGGTGAGGttcatcataatttttttcttttgcaaacaCTGCTCTACGGTCACTTCAGAACTTTTGTCTGTCATTCCTTATTAAAAGAAGTAGGGGCAACAATCTGTGACATGCACTTAGCCACTTGACATTACTCAGTGCCACTGTAAAAAGACAGCTGTTTGAGTCTTTatttagtactcgtatttcaattgCCAGAAGTTTTATACAATTTGCATACTGATGCAGTATTATAATATTAAGTATAATTCAAAGAGAAGTGGCATTATGCTTCATAAAATAAGTTTTTGTATGCATCTGAAATATATATGTGTGATTCAAATATATGCATCTGCACCTGAGACATTATTTTCATTCAGCTTGCATTTTTACAATCTGCTGTTTGGATGAAATTAGTGTTATGAGTAAGATGTTTAGTTATAGTTTGTAACTGGATACAAAGGAAGTGTAAGTATGCTAAAATTATGTTAATGGCAGGGTCTAGTCAAATTAGTTAGCCAGTTACTTCTAATATCTCATCTATTCAAAACATCAAATATGAGTATAATGTGGAACCATGTAATAGGTGGCAGAAGGAATTCAGTGCCTGCACATGACTTATAGTTTGCACACTGTCTGTTGGAAGATTGTAATAACTTCTCTTTGGTCAATTTCGAAATGTGTCATgtcacaagaactaaattttataggagACACAAAAATCTTACAATATCTCAAAAAATTGAACTGTATGAGAATTCTGCAATGAATTAAAATCCTGAAGTCCAGATTTTGAgggatagggagggggggggggggggtgatgaaatGGGAGTGACCTATAGTCACATGTGTCTTGCAGATGTGACTATAGGTAAACCAGCTCTCAAGACTTAGCTGATGAAGTTGCTCAGCCAAGAACTGGAGACAAACTAAGGTCTTGCTCCTATTGCCTGTCAATAAATCTGAGGGAAGTCTGCTTTACAACAAGAATTAATTTCATTCAATGACTGAGAGCAAGGCCAACATGATATACTCCAGTAATCCATTTGGAACAGGTGTTACTTCACTTGGGATTCCCCATTATGTCCCATTCAAAAGTCATCATTTGATGTATGATTATTTTAACATACTAATTTAATGGTACCAAAAAATGTCTCATGAGTGAACCTGACAGAAAATATAATGTTGAATTGATATAGTATCTGGTTACAATAGCTTCCACTTAATAAGTTTTATCAGAGAGTAATTTTAGAGCAGTATTCAACATTATAATCAGTTACAGGGGTTCATTTTTATATTGAGGGTGTTATCTGTTGTTTTAATACAATAGTTTCTTTTATGATCGCATCTCAGAAGTTGCATTTGGGAGCGTTCCTCAGACTTCCCTCAGACTCACTGACAGGCAATAAGAGCAAGACCTTCACACTGAGATTATTGTACATCACAGCAGTATAGTGTGCTCCTGCTTTGTTAAAAAAACAATCACACCAAAAAGTTCTTGGAAGACAGTCTTTTCAGGATGAATTAAAGGCATTTACCCACTAATGTGCAGCAACTGTTCTAAACCTGATGTCCATGACAACATATTATGGCACAAATTCTATGGAATATCGAAACTCATCACGTATACAGGAATGTATTTTAGCTTCATGTTGCTATTAACTTTGTAACTGTTTTGACACTTAAGTATGTAGATGATATGTTTTAGTATTTTAGTAAAAAAACAGCTGCTATCATTCAAAGCACATTTTGAGCAGTGAAATCTGTCTCAGAAATTTAGTTATGTGTAGAGCAACAATAAACATTACTTTAATGCTTTAACTAATTCATTATCTTTGTGAATATTCCAGTTTTTAAGGAGCCATATCCTGCCCGTATATCATTTCAAGCTGGAAAGTTACCATTGGTATGTATCTATTACACACACATTATGTTTTGTGTGCCATATATTTCCATTTATAGTAATCTTAGCAGGACATCCCCACCCCTATTCAATATGATGagaccataacacacacacacacacacacacacacacacacacacacacacacacacacacacaaatttcaagcttttgcaatccacggttgcttcatcaggaaagagggaaggaaagggaaaaatgaaaggatgtgggttttaagggagagggttaaggaatcattccaatcctgggagcagaaagacttaccttggggggaaaaaagggacaggtatacactcgcgcacacacacacacacacacacacacacacacacacacacacatatccatccgcgcatatacagacacaagcagatatctCATTatcttcgcctttcttcgatttactctcagcccatactgtgtactcattagactgtccattctattcagcagatcatgtaattcttcttcactacatccctgccttacaccctctttaatccgagcacttcgttcttggttgttcactcttattattccctcttggcccttgtacgtattgtatattacgcgtctctccctgtagcttatccctatttttctgagaatttcaaacatcttgcaccagtttacattgtcaaaggctttttccaggttgacaaatcctatgaatttgtcatgatttttctttagtcttgcttccattatcaaccacaacatcaaaattgcctctctcatgcctttaccttttctatacacaaactgatcatcatctagcacattttcaatgttcttttccaatcttctgtatattattcttgtcatcaacttggatgcatgagctgttaagctgattgtgcaataattctcgcacttgtcagttcttgcagtcttcagaattgtgtggatgatatttttccaaaattcagattgtatgtcgccagactaatacattctacacacggacttgaatagtcattttgttaacACCTccccaaattattttagaaattctgatggaatgttatctatcccttctgccttatttgatcttaagacctccaaagctcttttaaattctgattctaattctggatcccctatctcttctaaatcgactcctgtatcctcttctatcacatcatacaaatcttccccctcatggaggctttcaatgtattctttccacctatccactcttccctctgcatttagcagtggaattcccactgcactcttaatgctaccacactTACTGTTAATGTCACcggagattgttttgactttcctgtatgctgaatgtgtcctcctgacaatcatttcttttttgatttcttcacatttttcctccaggcatttcatcttagcttcccttcatttgctatttatttcattcctcagcgacttgtatttctgtattcctgagtttccccagaacatttttgtacttcctcctttcattgatcaaatgaagtatttcttctgttacccatggtttcttcacagttgccttctttgtacctatgtttctctttccaacttctgtgatggctctttttaaagACATCtggtcctcttcaactgtactgcctactgagctatttcttattgctgtatctgtaggtttagagaacttcaatcgtatctcgtcattccttagtatttcggtatcccacttctttgtgtattgattcttcctgactaatgtcttaaacttcagcctactcttcatcactactattttgtgatctgcgtctatatctgctaatggatatgccttacaatccagtatctgatttcagaatctctgcctgaccatgatgtaatctaattgaaatcttcccatatcacccggcctttttcaagtatacctccccctcttgtgattcttgaacagagtattcactataactagctgaaatttgttacagaactcaattagtctttctcctctctcattccctgtcccaagcctatattctactgtaaccttttcttctaccccttctcctacaactgcattccagtcccccatgactattagattttcatccccctttacatactgcattaccctttcaatatcctcatacactttgtctcttcatcttcagcttgcgacgtcagcatatatacctgaactaacATCGTCAGTGATGATTTGCTGTCTGATAAGAaccatcctgtcactgaactgttcacactaacaaactctctgccctaccttcctattcataatgaatcctactcccattatacgatttgctgctgctgttgatgataTTACCCTatcctcatctgaccagaaatccttgtcttctttccacttcacttcgctggcccctactatatctagattgagcctctgcatttccattttcaggtttttctagtttccctaccacattcaagcttctgatattccatgctccaGCTCATAGAgcattatccttttgttgattattcatctCTTAGGTTCCTCATTCTGTTATCATACACATTTTTTCTTATGTCTATATGAGCACAATTAGTTCTGATATAGCTCCATGTTAACATAGTACAGAAAAATAAGTAATCAACTGGTTATCAAACATATGGAGGATATTGGAACCATATGAAGGCTGAAAATAACTTCTGCTATCAACTGGTATCAGGTTTGCACGGACTCACTCTTTCTCTCTAGGGTTCTTCATCTGGAGAAAGAGAGATGAATGGTTGTGGGGGAAATGAGAGTTATTCCAATACTGTGCAGAATGTCATGTGCTAAATCATAGTCTAATAGTCACATGGCAGTGTGAGCTAGACATTTGCAATGAAATGCAAGTGAGTCAAGATTTTTAGCTAAGTTGCGTCAACCACAATTTTGTTGGCAGCTTCTTGTAAATGCCCATTTCATTCTGTCCTACTGATTTTTCTACCTGGTCCATCAGTACTAAAGTAATGCATGTTATAAGTGGTATTGTTCTGTAAATTACAAACTAAAGTGCTGGTTTCTCACTGCAACTGTCTTAATGAAGTGTGTGCATTTAGTACAC
Coding sequences within:
- the LOC124789426 gene encoding 2-iminobutanoate/2-iminopropanoate deaminase-like — translated: MSKTIKKIISTDKAAAPISAYSQAICVNNMVYVAGTVGFDKNTNKAAEGGVVGQARKCFENLRGILEAAGSSLNNVVKVTILLHDVSDFQAVNEVYKEFFKEPYPARISFQAGKLPLGLKVEIDAIAVIGEVQTIQ